In Palaemon carinicauda isolate YSFRI2023 chromosome 38, ASM3689809v2, whole genome shotgun sequence, a single window of DNA contains:
- the LOC137630616 gene encoding uncharacterized protein isoform X1, with translation MPHTPRKALKITTEIDIHAVSCPGVWLPGRGRCSLSVCLLGFHTRTNKLPPVFPLLYHEKFKFERTFVGVNNLSVLERVLEAETVYLELVQEETSGEAVLAVFESSVRDLLFPRPAERLSYSGVDLDLLMEPTRDFPGIISPKIEVSTRTSVSETRTPLHQCEQDTVSFGHAQNKATKAVYRATSPDEGKNREEGTSTEGLVGGGGGGGGGGGGGGGGGGGGGAGGSGGGGMRGNPGHEEELIPLQRSPRHGESSRSATREDGPRPRFVYRRPDDDLLSRIPTSPTRNNNRYVGIKSRYLSRSTGNLSDLPRTSIPSRYGSHRHGGGGRTSSETDGGGGGGGGEGSRRYTHPRRKAKDDLGHNAHVKLVEPARCPHCDGEHGAESCTTCRTYHRYFPRPPRPRAHAHAYHTNNPHASLKVLRQPALNDLRPRKRYLADIDSFMHGDHGHPPRRARSLSPQRGPPVGPGDRSNLNSERLKRDNDDLSGDEEPGSRSHSQSNSRSPSPPASHASAPAAMTRRRPRSYRRPMTPTPRRRRYMDSDDDSGDDLYVPRRYHHRHYPWEDCPLCYPHYRYYPSYSHLNRCSCYLGRSSLRCNCSICYRYHHYRWPLPTTHLLSHRYPYCHRYRSCYLPYCTYRSSTRPYSSLLDSDDHLLKSSKNRKLKDLDSDLVETSQVEEIEDEATNRPRSSKRENWSSKAGSGSKEGANEKTDKDDEEGYSKERTSPANLKSKKEAENGLKKDSTEDFYDLE, from the exons ATGCCCCACACACCCAGGAAGGCTCTGAAGATCACGACGGAAATTGATATCCATGCG GTCTCCTGTCCTGGCGTGTGGTTGCCCGGTAGGGGTCGGTGCTCCCTATCGGTGTGTCTTCTGGGTTTCCACACGCGCACCAATAAGCTTCCTCCTGTCTTCCCTTTACTCTACCATGAGAAATTCAAGTTCGAAAGA ACATTCGTCGGTGTCAACAACCTCAGCGTGCTGGAGAGGGTGTTGGAGGCCGAGACGGTGTATCTAGAGTTGGTCCAAGAGGAGACCTCGGGAGAAGCCGTCCTGGCCGTCTTCGAGTCCTCCGTCAGGGACCTCCTCTTCCCGAGACCAGCCGAGCGCCTCTCCTACTCCGGGGTGGATCTTGATCTGCTCATGGAACCCACGAGGGACTTTCCT GGCATCATCTCTCCCAAAATCGAAGTCTCAACGCGCACCAGtgtgagcgagactcgaactcctCTCCATCAGTGTGAGCAAGATACCGTTAGCTTCGGACACGCTCAAAATAAAGCTACGAAg GCTGTGTACAGAGCAACTTCCCCGGATGAAGGAAAAAATCGGGAGGAGGGGACGTCTACTGAAGGGCTTGTTGGAGGAGGGGGtggtggaggtggtggaggaggtggtggtggtggtggaggaggaggtggaggagcagGAGGCAGTGGTGGTGGAGGGATGAGGGGGAATCCAGGCCACGAGGAAGAGCTTATCCCTCTGCAGAGGAGTCCGAGACATG GAGAGAGCAGTCGCTCGGCGACCAGGGAGGATGGGCCACGCCCTCGCTTCGTCTACCGACGACCCGATGACGACCTTCTATCTAGGATACCAACGTCTCCTACTCGAAATAACAACAg GTACGTCGGAATTAAGAGCCGGTACCTGTCTCGGAGCACAGGTAATCTGAGTGACCTTCCCAGGACATCTATACCGAGCAG GTATGGCAGTCATAGACATGGAGGAGGAGGAAGGACTTCGAGTGAGACTGATggtggaggaggtggaggtgggggTGAAGGGTCACGTCGTTACACCCACCCTCGAAGAAAAGCCAAGGACGACTTGGGTCACAACGCTCATGTCAAACTCGTCGAacctg CACGGTGTCCCCACTGCGATGGGGAGCATGGGGCCGAATCTTGCACCACCTGCCGCACCTATCATCGGTACTTCCCCCGCCCACCACGCCCACGGGCACACGCCCACGCCTACCACACCAACAACCCTCACGCCTCGCTGAAGGTCCTCCGCCAGCCAGCCCTTAACGATCTCCGGCCGAGAAAGAGATACTTGGCAGATATCGATTCCTTCATGCATG GAGACCACGGACATCCACCAAGGCGTGCTCGATCCCTCTCGCCCCAGAGGGGACCTCCCGTAGGACCAGGTGACCGGTCCAATCTGAACTCGGAGAGATTGAAGCGAGATAATGATGACCTCTCTGGCGACGAGGAACCAGGGTCAAGGTCACATTCGCAATCCAATTCGAGGTCACCCTCGCCACCGGCTAGTCACGCCTCTGCTCCAGCTGCCATGACTCGGAGACGTCCTAGGTCTTATAG GCGTCCCATGACGCCGACGCCACGGCGACGCCGATACATGGATTCAGATGACGACTCGGGCGACGACTTGTATGTACCCAGGAG GTATCATCACCGACATTACCCTTGGGAGGATTGTCCCCTGTGTTACCCACATTACCGCTACTACCCGAGTTACTCTCATCTCAATCG ATGCAGTTGTTATCTCGGTCGATCCTCCCTTCGTTGTAACTGTTCTATCTGCTACCGCTACCATCACTACCGGTGGCCACTTCCGACGACTCACCTCTTATCGCACCGCTACCCGTACTGTCACAGGTACCGCTCTTGTTATCTTCCATACTGTACCTATAGGTCATCTACCCGGCCATACTCCAGCCTTCTGGATTCTGACGATCATCTTTTGAAATCGTCCAAGAACCGCAAGTTGAAGGACCTGGACTCGGACCTCGTCGAAACCTCCCAGGTAGAGGAGATCGAGGACGAAGCGACCAATAGACCTCGGTCGTCCAAGAGAGAAAACTGGTCGTCAAAAGCTGGCAGTGGCAGTAAAGAGGGCGCCAATGAAAAAACGGACAAAGATGATGAGGAAGGATACTCGAAAGAGAGAACCAGTCCGGCAAACTTGAAATCTAAGAAGGAAGCCGAAAATGGATTGAAAAAGGACTCCACTGAGGATTTCTATGATTTAGAGTGA
- the LOC137630616 gene encoding uncharacterized protein isoform X2 — protein sequence MPHTPRKALKITTEIDIHAVSCPGVWLPGRGRCSLSVCLLGFHTRTNKLPPVFPLLYHEKFKFERTFVGVNNLSVLERVLEAETVYLELVQEETSGEAVLAVFESSVRDLLFPRPAERLSYSGVDLDLLMEPTRDFPGIISPKIEVSTRTSVSETRTPLHQCEQDTVSFGHAQNKATKAVYRATSPDEGKNREEGTSTEGLVGGGGGGGGGGGGGGGGGGGGGAGGSGGGGMRGNPGHEEELIPLQRSPRHGESSRSATREDGPRPRFVYRRPDDDLLSRIPTSPTRNNNRYVGIKSRYLSRSTGNLSDLPRTSIPSRYGSHRHGGGGRTSSETDGGGGGGGGEGSRRYTHPRRKAKDDLGHNAHVKLVEPARCPHCDGEHGAESCTTCRTYHRYFPRPPRPRAHAHAYHTNNPHASLKVLRQPALNDLRPRKRYLADIDSFMHGDHGHPPRRARSLSPQRGPPVGPGDRSNLNSERLKRDNDDLSGDEEPGSRSHSQSNSRSPSPPASHASAPAAMTRRRPRSYRRPMTPTPRRRRYMDSDDDSGDDLYVPRRCSCYLGRSSLRCNCSICYRYHHYRWPLPTTHLLSHRYPYCHRYRSCYLPYCTYRSSTRPYSSLLDSDDHLLKSSKNRKLKDLDSDLVETSQVEEIEDEATNRPRSSKRENWSSKAGSGSKEGANEKTDKDDEEGYSKERTSPANLKSKKEAENGLKKDSTEDFYDLE from the exons ATGCCCCACACACCCAGGAAGGCTCTGAAGATCACGACGGAAATTGATATCCATGCG GTCTCCTGTCCTGGCGTGTGGTTGCCCGGTAGGGGTCGGTGCTCCCTATCGGTGTGTCTTCTGGGTTTCCACACGCGCACCAATAAGCTTCCTCCTGTCTTCCCTTTACTCTACCATGAGAAATTCAAGTTCGAAAGA ACATTCGTCGGTGTCAACAACCTCAGCGTGCTGGAGAGGGTGTTGGAGGCCGAGACGGTGTATCTAGAGTTGGTCCAAGAGGAGACCTCGGGAGAAGCCGTCCTGGCCGTCTTCGAGTCCTCCGTCAGGGACCTCCTCTTCCCGAGACCAGCCGAGCGCCTCTCCTACTCCGGGGTGGATCTTGATCTGCTCATGGAACCCACGAGGGACTTTCCT GGCATCATCTCTCCCAAAATCGAAGTCTCAACGCGCACCAGtgtgagcgagactcgaactcctCTCCATCAGTGTGAGCAAGATACCGTTAGCTTCGGACACGCTCAAAATAAAGCTACGAAg GCTGTGTACAGAGCAACTTCCCCGGATGAAGGAAAAAATCGGGAGGAGGGGACGTCTACTGAAGGGCTTGTTGGAGGAGGGGGtggtggaggtggtggaggaggtggtggtggtggtggaggaggaggtggaggagcagGAGGCAGTGGTGGTGGAGGGATGAGGGGGAATCCAGGCCACGAGGAAGAGCTTATCCCTCTGCAGAGGAGTCCGAGACATG GAGAGAGCAGTCGCTCGGCGACCAGGGAGGATGGGCCACGCCCTCGCTTCGTCTACCGACGACCCGATGACGACCTTCTATCTAGGATACCAACGTCTCCTACTCGAAATAACAACAg GTACGTCGGAATTAAGAGCCGGTACCTGTCTCGGAGCACAGGTAATCTGAGTGACCTTCCCAGGACATCTATACCGAGCAG GTATGGCAGTCATAGACATGGAGGAGGAGGAAGGACTTCGAGTGAGACTGATggtggaggaggtggaggtgggggTGAAGGGTCACGTCGTTACACCCACCCTCGAAGAAAAGCCAAGGACGACTTGGGTCACAACGCTCATGTCAAACTCGTCGAacctg CACGGTGTCCCCACTGCGATGGGGAGCATGGGGCCGAATCTTGCACCACCTGCCGCACCTATCATCGGTACTTCCCCCGCCCACCACGCCCACGGGCACACGCCCACGCCTACCACACCAACAACCCTCACGCCTCGCTGAAGGTCCTCCGCCAGCCAGCCCTTAACGATCTCCGGCCGAGAAAGAGATACTTGGCAGATATCGATTCCTTCATGCATG GAGACCACGGACATCCACCAAGGCGTGCTCGATCCCTCTCGCCCCAGAGGGGACCTCCCGTAGGACCAGGTGACCGGTCCAATCTGAACTCGGAGAGATTGAAGCGAGATAATGATGACCTCTCTGGCGACGAGGAACCAGGGTCAAGGTCACATTCGCAATCCAATTCGAGGTCACCCTCGCCACCGGCTAGTCACGCCTCTGCTCCAGCTGCCATGACTCGGAGACGTCCTAGGTCTTATAG GCGTCCCATGACGCCGACGCCACGGCGACGCCGATACATGGATTCAGATGACGACTCGGGCGACGACTTGTATGTACCCAGGAG ATGCAGTTGTTATCTCGGTCGATCCTCCCTTCGTTGTAACTGTTCTATCTGCTACCGCTACCATCACTACCGGTGGCCACTTCCGACGACTCACCTCTTATCGCACCGCTACCCGTACTGTCACAGGTACCGCTCTTGTTATCTTCCATACTGTACCTATAGGTCATCTACCCGGCCATACTCCAGCCTTCTGGATTCTGACGATCATCTTTTGAAATCGTCCAAGAACCGCAAGTTGAAGGACCTGGACTCGGACCTCGTCGAAACCTCCCAGGTAGAGGAGATCGAGGACGAAGCGACCAATAGACCTCGGTCGTCCAAGAGAGAAAACTGGTCGTCAAAAGCTGGCAGTGGCAGTAAAGAGGGCGCCAATGAAAAAACGGACAAAGATGATGAGGAAGGATACTCGAAAGAGAGAACCAGTCCGGCAAACTTGAAATCTAAGAAGGAAGCCGAAAATGGATTGAAAAAGGACTCCACTGAGGATTTCTATGATTTAGAGTGA